Proteins co-encoded in one Streptomyces sp. SLBN-31 genomic window:
- a CDS encoding glycosyl hydrolase, whose translation MVLLLVVVGATAATAVGLSGRHSDADRLRGAPAADVGNAEHTITLQNRTDSRIWVGSNVNADGSAALTGLPVLEPGQSATLTVPEREGAGHWRGTFFARQGCSGDDGSTFHCAVGDCGPYADHCSTGQQPTSLAEFNFDPSDSLAPWYDVSYVDAVSAAVTITPNDMTPPETGECAAAGCAVDLLSACPAEDLVKDPASGKSLVCVNPNRDAKTSYSDFVNQKCPTAYAWSKQDAEPGNRTMYQCTKCSGMTVTFNGANSPSTSDPGTTTNHPATSTRKGVSLNPVDGASQALVDSKASWYFNWASSTGSVIKPDGVEYVPMIWGPGSVTDEQLGSAKREGSELLGFNEPDSGSQADMTVEQALDLWPRLQSTGMRLGAPAVASGADTPGGWLDRFMQGAEQRGLRVDFIPLHWYGADFGPDAVNQLSQYIQRVHDRYHKPIWLTEYGLIDFSQATPRYPSQQEETDFINSSTRMLDGLDYVERYAWFTLSTTTSPTGLYDGTTANAAGRAYREAS comes from the coding sequence TTGGTCCTGTTACTGGTTGTCGTCGGGGCGACCGCCGCGACCGCCGTCGGTCTCAGTGGCCGGCACTCCGACGCCGACCGGCTCCGAGGCGCGCCCGCCGCCGACGTCGGCAACGCGGAGCACACCATCACGCTGCAGAACAGGACCGACAGTCGTATCTGGGTGGGCAGTAATGTCAACGCGGACGGGTCTGCCGCGTTGACCGGGCTGCCCGTTCTCGAGCCGGGGCAGTCCGCCACCCTCACCGTCCCCGAGCGTGAGGGCGCCGGGCACTGGCGCGGTACCTTCTTCGCCCGGCAGGGGTGTTCCGGGGACGACGGCAGTACCTTCCACTGCGCGGTCGGTGACTGTGGGCCGTATGCGGATCATTGTTCCACCGGGCAACAGCCCACCAGCCTCGCCGAGTTCAACTTCGACCCCAGTGACTCCCTCGCGCCCTGGTACGACGTCAGTTACGTCGACGCCGTCTCCGCCGCCGTCACCATCACCCCGAACGACATGACCCCGCCCGAGACCGGGGAGTGCGCGGCGGCCGGGTGTGCCGTTGATCTGCTGTCCGCCTGTCCGGCCGAGGATCTCGTCAAGGACCCGGCGTCGGGGAAGTCGTTGGTGTGCGTGAATCCCAATCGGGATGCCAAGACCTCCTACAGCGACTTCGTCAACCAGAAATGCCCTACTGCCTATGCGTGGTCCAAGCAGGATGCGGAGCCCGGTAACAGGACCATGTACCAGTGCACCAAGTGCAGTGGCATGACCGTCACCTTCAACGGGGCGAACAGTCCCAGTACCTCCGATCCTGGTACCACCACGAACCACCCCGCCACCTCCACCCGCAAGGGCGTCAGCCTCAACCCCGTCGACGGTGCCTCCCAGGCGCTCGTCGACTCCAAGGCCTCCTGGTACTTCAACTGGGCTTCGTCGACCGGCAGTGTCATCAAGCCGGACGGGGTCGAGTACGTCCCGATGATCTGGGGTCCCGGCTCCGTCACCGACGAGCAGCTCGGCAGCGCCAAGCGCGAGGGCAGTGAGCTGCTCGGGTTCAACGAGCCCGACTCCGGCTCGCAGGCCGACATGACAGTGGAGCAGGCGCTGGACCTGTGGCCCCGGCTGCAGAGCACCGGCATGCGGCTCGGTGCTCCCGCCGTCGCCTCCGGCGCCGACACCCCCGGCGGCTGGCTGGACCGCTTCATGCAGGGAGCCGAACAGCGCGGCCTGCGCGTCGACTTCATTCCCCTGCACTGGTACGGCGCCGACTTCGGACCCGACGCGGTCAACCAGCTCAGCCAGTACATCCAGCGCGTCCACGACCGCTACCACAAGCCGATCTGGCTGACGGAGTACGGCCTGATCGACTTCTCCCAGGCCACCCCCCGTTACCCCAGCCAGCAGGAGGAGACCGACTTCATCAACTCCTCCACGCGAATGCTGGACGGCCTGGACTACGTCGAGCGCTACGCCTGGTTCACCCTGTCCACCACGACCAGTCCGACCGGCCTCTACGACGGTACGACCGCGAACGCCGCCGGTCGGGCCTACCGCGAGGCGAGCTGA
- a CDS encoding BTAD domain-containing putative transcriptional regulator: MNAANSTDLRFSVLGPVRAWHADRELDLGSPQQRAVLAALLLRRGHPVSLAELVDAVWGVEPPTAAVSVLRTYVSRLRKVLEPGRGPEDPPRTIVSVGDGYRACIPEQALDLTVFERRTADAAKAAATGEVSTAARLLHDALDGWPGAALAGLPGPLAESERARLAEERLSALEIRLDLDVRLGRHGQVIAELMSLTGEHPLREELCRLLMLALYRSGRQAEALAAYRRTRATLVTELGIEPGAPLRDLHARILATDASLGAGASSWTTPGGSSPQEPPVPAAPQPPETQSSSAPAGVATAPATPPSPAPRTKTSERPARRPAYAPRLAQLPADLPTFTGREAELKATLGMLPLDGSAPATLVISAIGGMAGVGKTTLAVHLAHRVAARFPDGQLCVNLRGFDPTGSVMSSQEAIRVLLDALGVPPQRLPAGLEAQTALYRSVLAERRVLILLDNARDAEQVRPLLPGSPGCFVIVTSRNQLTGLVAGEGAHPLTLNQLTPAEAHEFLARRLGAARLEREPRAVDEIISRCALLPLALAVVAARAATHPDFPLSAIAEELRDSDDSLDAFAGDDITIDVRTVFSLSYEALSAPAARLFRLLGLHAGPDLSSPAAAALAGLTPRETRGLLVELTRAHLLTEYFPGRYTLHDLLRVYAAERVRAEESPRDRDLAVERLLSWYLHTAAAAYPLITPNRNPIPLDPPPASCRPLSFTTLDQAVDWCETERSNLVGAVHQAADSGQPGIAWRLPAVLWGFFYLRSHLGDWLDTTRTGLSAARAAQDSRGESQALADAAAALRSNGRFDEAIELFHRSIAVCRELGDMDGRLRAVGNLGDAYLQTGRLDKAVEYSRRGLALDRIVGDIWGEGIALSNLGDAYQRLGRFDDAVDCLEQALTVLRASGNRWVEGVALDVLGTVHHRLGARDRAVEYYRQALDAHRDIGNRWGEGHTLGHLGDVQLAAGEPEAADGSWRQALGVFAEFDHPDAAKIQEKLRSLQLASR, encoded by the coding sequence GTGAACGCAGCGAACTCGACCGACTTACGTTTCTCCGTGCTGGGGCCCGTCCGGGCCTGGCACGCGGACCGAGAGCTGGATCTCGGTTCTCCGCAGCAGCGGGCCGTGCTGGCCGCGCTGCTCCTGCGGCGTGGGCACCCCGTCTCGCTCGCCGAACTCGTCGACGCCGTCTGGGGTGTCGAGCCTCCGACGGCCGCCGTATCCGTTCTGCGCACCTATGTCTCGCGGCTGCGCAAGGTGCTGGAACCCGGCCGCGGCCCGGAGGACCCGCCCCGGACGATCGTCTCGGTCGGTGACGGCTACCGGGCCTGCATCCCGGAACAGGCCCTGGACCTGACCGTGTTCGAACGCCGCACGGCGGACGCGGCGAAGGCGGCCGCCACGGGCGAGGTGTCCACCGCCGCGCGGCTGCTGCACGACGCCCTCGATGGGTGGCCGGGCGCGGCACTGGCCGGCCTGCCCGGCCCGCTGGCCGAGTCGGAGCGGGCCCGGCTGGCCGAGGAGCGGCTGAGCGCGCTGGAGATCCGCCTGGACCTCGACGTCCGGCTCGGCCGCCACGGCCAGGTGATCGCGGAACTGATGTCGTTGACCGGTGAGCACCCGCTGCGCGAGGAGCTGTGCCGGCTGCTCATGCTGGCCCTGTACCGGTCCGGGAGGCAGGCGGAGGCCCTTGCCGCGTACCGCAGGACCCGCGCGACGCTGGTGACGGAACTGGGCATCGAACCCGGCGCCCCCTTGCGGGACCTGCACGCCCGCATCCTGGCGACCGACGCGAGCCTGGGCGCAGGGGCTTCCTCGTGGACGACGCCGGGCGGGAGTTCCCCGCAGGAGCCACCGGTCCCCGCCGCCCCTCAGCCCCCGGAGACGCAGTCGTCTTCCGCACCGGCCGGCGTGGCCACGGCACCCGCCACACCGCCTTCGCCCGCCCCCCGGACGAAGACCTCCGAGCGCCCCGCGCGCCGTCCGGCCTACGCCCCGCGTCTCGCCCAACTCCCGGCGGACCTGCCCACCTTCACCGGCCGCGAGGCCGAACTGAAGGCGACACTGGGCATGTTGCCGCTCGACGGGAGCGCTCCCGCCACGCTCGTCATCAGCGCGATCGGGGGCATGGCGGGCGTCGGCAAGACGACCCTGGCGGTGCACCTGGCGCACCGGGTCGCCGCCCGCTTCCCCGACGGACAACTCTGCGTCAACCTGCGCGGTTTCGACCCGACCGGCTCGGTGATGAGTTCGCAGGAGGCCATCCGCGTACTGCTGGACGCCCTGGGCGTCCCCCCGCAGCGACTGCCCGCCGGCCTTGAGGCGCAGACGGCGCTCTACCGCAGCGTCCTCGCGGAGCGTCGCGTGCTGATCCTGCTCGACAACGCCCGCGACGCCGAACAGGTCCGCCCGCTGCTGCCCGGCTCCCCCGGCTGCTTCGTCATCGTCACCAGCCGCAACCAGCTCACCGGCCTGGTCGCCGGTGAGGGAGCGCACCCGCTGACACTGAACCAGCTGACGCCCGCCGAGGCCCACGAGTTCCTGGCCCGCCGGCTCGGCGCCGCACGCCTGGAGCGGGAACCGCGGGCGGTGGACGAGATCATCTCGCGTTGCGCGCTGCTGCCGCTGGCCCTCGCCGTGGTCGCCGCCCGCGCCGCCACCCACCCCGACTTCCCGCTCAGCGCCATCGCGGAGGAACTGCGGGACAGCGACGACAGCCTCGACGCGTTCGCGGGCGACGACATCACCATCGACGTACGCACGGTGTTCTCCCTGTCGTACGAGGCCCTGTCCGCGCCGGCCGCACGGCTGTTCCGGCTGCTGGGCCTGCACGCCGGCCCGGACCTGTCCTCACCCGCGGCGGCCGCGCTCGCCGGACTCACCCCGCGCGAGACCCGCGGCCTGCTCGTCGAACTGACCAGGGCCCACCTGCTCACCGAGTACTTCCCCGGCCGGTACACCCTGCACGACCTGCTGCGCGTCTACGCCGCCGAGCGCGTCCGCGCCGAGGAGTCACCGCGGGACCGGGACCTGGCGGTGGAGCGGCTGCTGTCCTGGTACCTGCACACGGCGGCCGCGGCCTACCCCCTGATCACCCCGAACCGCAACCCGATCCCCCTCGACCCGCCGCCGGCCTCCTGCCGCCCCCTGTCGTTCACGACCCTCGACCAGGCCGTGGACTGGTGCGAGACCGAACGATCCAACCTGGTCGGCGCGGTCCACCAGGCGGCCGACTCCGGGCAGCCGGGCATCGCCTGGCGCCTGCCCGCCGTCCTGTGGGGCTTCTTCTACCTCCGCAGCCACCTGGGCGACTGGCTCGACACCACCCGCACGGGCCTGTCCGCGGCCCGTGCCGCGCAGGACAGCCGGGGAGAGTCACAGGCTCTCGCGGACGCGGCCGCGGCGCTGCGCAGCAACGGCCGCTTCGACGAGGCCATCGAGCTCTTCCACCGGTCGATCGCCGTCTGCCGCGAACTCGGCGACATGGACGGCAGATTGCGCGCCGTGGGCAACCTCGGGGACGCCTACCTCCAGACCGGCCGGCTGGACAAGGCCGTCGAATACAGCCGCCGGGGGCTGGCCCTGGACCGGATCGTCGGTGACATCTGGGGAGAGGGCATCGCCCTGAGCAACCTGGGAGACGCCTACCAGCGGCTCGGCCGGTTCGACGACGCCGTCGACTGCCTGGAGCAGGCCCTGACCGTGCTGCGCGCGAGCGGTAACCGCTGGGTCGAGGGGGTCGCCCTCGACGTACTCGGCACGGTCCACCACCGGTTGGGGGCCCGTGACCGTGCGGTCGAGTACTACCGGCAGGCGCTCGACGCGCACCGGGACATCGGCAACCGGTGGGGAGAGGGCCACACCCTGGGCCACCTCGGTGACGTTCAACTGGCCGCCGGCGAACCGGAGGCGGCCGACGGCAGCTGGCGTCAGGCCCTGGGTGTCTTCGCGGAGTTCGACCATCCGGACGCCGCGAAGATCCAGGAAAAGCTGCGCTCCCTTCAGCTCGCCTCGCGGTAG
- a CDS encoding SMI1/KNR4 family protein: MTDDRQQEEAATGAWARIEAWLGRNAPRSYMLPPPAPEADILEVEQGLDLTMPPGLKAFYRLRNGTGHPADFGWTPEPGTGLPLQGRGTAWLLPRKHAIPPVRQLPYWTGGPHTVGMPADPAMRYLAFAATDRSCLYGLFTDCTPGPGYGRIGIFEEAGIPKLGVWPSFADYLIEVADALYENRGVEYADGHQDKKVPGLVDQALVWDRPTRPVDPDWTPFA; encoded by the coding sequence ATGACCGACGACCGACAGCAGGAAGAGGCCGCGACGGGCGCCTGGGCGAGGATCGAAGCGTGGTTGGGGCGGAACGCCCCACGCTCCTATATGCTTCCGCCGCCCGCTCCGGAAGCGGACATCCTTGAGGTGGAGCAGGGACTCGACCTCACCATGCCCCCGGGCCTCAAAGCCTTCTACCGCCTCCGCAACGGCACCGGCCACCCCGCCGACTTCGGCTGGACACCCGAGCCCGGGACCGGGCTTCCGCTCCAGGGACGGGGAACGGCCTGGCTGCTGCCGAGGAAGCACGCGATCCCTCCGGTGCGGCAGCTGCCGTACTGGACCGGAGGCCCCCACACCGTCGGCATGCCGGCCGATCCGGCGATGCGGTACCTCGCCTTCGCCGCGACCGACCGCAGTTGCCTGTACGGGCTGTTCACCGACTGCACGCCGGGACCCGGGTACGGACGGATCGGTATTTTCGAGGAGGCCGGCATCCCCAAGCTGGGCGTGTGGCCGTCGTTTGCCGACTACCTCATCGAAGTCGCCGACGCCCTGTACGAGAACCGCGGTGTGGAGTACGCGGACGGGCACCAGGACAAGAAGGTGCCCGGTCTCGTCGACCAGGCCCTGGTGTGGGACCGTCCGACGCGCCCGGTGGACCCCGACTGGACACCCTTCGCCTAG